Proteins encoded by one window of Dokdonella sp.:
- a CDS encoding zinc-finger domain-containing protein produces MPSRHPAAEPLVQANAENRYRVGRADLPLSCPMPSMSLWNSHPKVYLPIAEQGGHAKCPYCGAEYTLED; encoded by the coding sequence ATGCCATCACGCCATCCAGCCGCCGAACCGCTGGTTCAGGCGAACGCCGAAAATCGCTATCGCGTGGGTCGCGCCGACCTGCCGCTGAGTTGCCCGATGCCGTCGATGTCGCTGTGGAACTCGCATCCGAAGGTGTATCTGCCGATTGCCGAGCAGGGCGGTCATGCGAAGTGCCCTTATTGCGGCGCGGAGTACACGCTTGAGGATTGA
- a CDS encoding Yip1 family protein, translating into MDFAKLIARVQAILLSPKTEWPVIAAEPETVAGLYKKYILILAAIPAVIGFVKGSLIGVSVPFLGTVRTPIGMGITGMIVSYALTVGLVYVLALIINALAPNFGGEKNPIQALKVAAYSYTAGWVASIANIVPWIGWMVALAGSIYGIYLLYLGLTPTMRNPEDKSVVYTVVIVIIGFLLSLVIGAIVGGITAAGTIAGGAASLGSASSNISIDKDSPLGKLAAIGEQVEKQSRKLEAAQRSGDAQAQAEAASQMLGAVLGGGDSVEALAPEALKQFLPERLGDFKRESMSVERSGAMGVQVSTGRARYVDANDTRLDLEITDMGGAKGIMALAGFAGVEQDRQTEYGYEKTYKQGGRLVHEQWDNSSRSGEFGIILGDRFSVKLSGHGEGLDANILKTTLGKLDLAGIEALRDKGVKRG; encoded by the coding sequence ATGGACTTCGCCAAGCTGATCGCCCGCGTGCAGGCCATCCTCCTTTCACCAAAGACCGAATGGCCGGTCATCGCCGCCGAGCCGGAGACCGTCGCCGGCCTGTACAAGAAATACATCCTGATCCTTGCTGCGATTCCCGCCGTCATCGGCTTCGTCAAGGGCAGCCTGATCGGGGTCTCCGTGCCGTTCCTGGGCACCGTGCGCACGCCGATCGGCATGGGCATCACCGGCATGATCGTCAGCTATGCGCTGACCGTCGGCCTGGTGTACGTGCTCGCCCTCATCATCAATGCGCTCGCACCGAACTTCGGCGGCGAGAAGAACCCGATCCAGGCGCTCAAGGTCGCGGCGTACTCGTATACGGCCGGCTGGGTCGCCAGCATCGCCAACATCGTGCCGTGGATCGGCTGGATGGTCGCGCTGGCCGGTTCCATCTACGGCATCTACCTGCTCTACCTCGGCCTGACGCCGACGATGCGCAACCCGGAAGACAAATCGGTCGTCTACACCGTCGTCATCGTCATCATCGGCTTCCTGCTGAGCCTCGTCATCGGCGCGATCGTCGGCGGCATCACGGCAGCCGGCACGATCGCGGGCGGCGCCGCATCCCTCGGCAGCGCAAGCAGCAACATCAGCATCGACAAGGACAGCCCCCTGGGCAAGCTGGCCGCGATCGGCGAGCAGGTCGAGAAGCAGAGCCGCAAGCTCGAAGCCGCACAGCGAAGCGGTGATGCCCAGGCCCAGGCCGAGGCGGCGAGCCAGATGCTCGGCGCCGTGCTCGGCGGCGGCGACAGTGTCGAGGCGCTGGCGCCGGAAGCACTCAAGCAGTTCCTGCCGGAACGGCTCGGCGACTTCAAGCGCGAGTCGATGTCGGTCGAACGCAGCGGTGCGATGGGCGTGCAGGTCAGCACCGGCCGTGCCAGGTACGTCGACGCCAACGACACCCGCCTCGATCTGGAGATCACCGACATGGGCGGCGCCAAGGGCATCATGGCGCTGGCCGGCTTCGCCGGAGTCGAGCAGGACCGCCAGACCGAGTACGGCTACGAGAAGACCTACAAGCAGGGCGGCCGCCTGGTCCATGAACAATGGGACAATTCGAGCCGCAGCGGTGAGTTCGGCATCATCCTCGGCGACCGCTTTTCGGTAAAGCTGAGCGGCCACGGTGAAGGACTCGACGCCAACATCCTCAAGACCACGCTCGGCAAACTCGACCTGGCCGGCATCGAGGCTCTGCGTGACAAGGGGGTCAAGCGCGGCTGA
- a CDS encoding pirin family protein, giving the protein MLALRSAGARGCTRRGDAVIRHEFSCGDYHDPAHMGFGPVRAINEIALPPGIGMAAERRANIDIFTWVVEGAVRYTLGDATCDLVRGDRHLVGAGRGIEVALANVSAHESARVLEVWLLPERLNATPWHGRAEIAADHGILLAANDHGLPLRRGIEAHALRLRAGARQGHACRPGQRLWLQVTRGVFEVNGVRLVAGDAAVVQNEARIAFAAPDGDAEALLLALRAG; this is encoded by the coding sequence ATGCTCGCCCTACGCTCCGCCGGTGCGCGCGGCTGCACGCGTCGCGGCGACGCCGTCATCCGGCACGAGTTCTCCTGCGGCGACTACCACGATCCCGCGCACATGGGTTTCGGCCCGGTGCGCGCGATCAACGAGATCGCGCTGCCGCCGGGCATCGGGATGGCCGCGGAACGGCGCGCCAACATCGACATCTTCACCTGGGTCGTCGAGGGTGCGGTGCGCTACACATTGGGCGACGCCACCTGTGATCTCGTGCGCGGCGACCGCCATCTGGTCGGTGCCGGTCGCGGCATCGAAGTGGCGCTGGCGAATGTGTCCGCGCACGAATCTGCACGCGTGCTCGAGGTCTGGTTACTGCCCGAGCGCCTGAATGCGACTCCGTGGCATGGTCGGGCGGAGATCGCTGCGGATCACGGCATCCTGCTTGCCGCGAACGATCATGGATTGCCGCTGCGGCGCGGCATCGAGGCGCATGCGCTGCGCCTGCGCGCGGGAGCCCGTCAGGGACACGCTTGCCGCCCAGGACAGCGCCTGTGGTTGCAGGTCACGCGCGGCGTGTTCGAGGTCAATGGAGTGCGCCTCGTTGCCGGCGATGCGGCGGTAGTGCAGAACGAGGCGCGGATCGCGTTCGCCGCGCCTGATGGCGATGCGGAAGCGTTGCTGCTTGCGTTGCGCGCAGGCTGA
- a CDS encoding YceI family protein codes for MFRRTALASAFALVSSVAFAAPVTYTIDPGHTQTIFSWNHFGYSNPSANFDSIEGTLTYDDADPTKSSVDVTIAVDSINSHVKKFDDHLKSDDFFDVAQFPTATFKSTRVEKGATDGSYKVTGDLTIHGVTKSVTIDAKLNARNEHPMKKVPAIGFDGALAIKRSDFGMGKYAPNVSDEVTIRITLEAMGPKPAEAK; via the coding sequence ATGTTTCGCCGTACCGCGCTCGCCAGTGCCTTCGCTCTCGTCTCGTCGGTTGCGTTCGCCGCCCCGGTCACCTACACGATCGATCCGGGCCACACGCAGACGATCTTTTCGTGGAACCACTTCGGCTACTCGAATCCGAGTGCGAACTTCGACAGCATCGAGGGCACGCTGACCTATGACGATGCCGATCCGACGAAATCGTCGGTTGATGTCACCATCGCGGTCGACAGCATCAACAGCCACGTCAAGAAATTCGATGACCATCTCAAGAGCGACGATTTCTTCGATGTCGCCCAGTTCCCGACCGCGACCTTCAAGAGCACCAGGGTCGAGAAGGGCGCGACCGACGGCAGCTACAAGGTCACCGGCGATCTCACCATCCACGGCGTGACGAAATCGGTGACGATCGACGCCAAGCTCAACGCGCGCAACGAGCATCCGATGAAGAAGGTGCCGGCAATCGGGTTCGACGGCGCGCTCGCGATCAAGCGCAGCGACTTCGGCATGGGCAAGTACGCACCGAATGTCAGCGACGAAGTGACGATTCGCATCACCCTCGAAGCCATGGGGCCGAAGCCGGCCGAAGCGAAGTAA
- a CDS encoding malonic semialdehyde reductase: MNAPLNDAALDLIFRAARTYRGSAQAWLDRPVDDALLRQAYDLAKLGPTSANCQPMRVVFVRSPEAKATLREALSPDNVEQTMAAPVTAIVAADHAFFEHLPRLYSETDAVPWFAGKPAAIEATAFRNSSLQGAYLIIALRALGLDCGPMSGFNSAKLDAAFFAGTEVRSNFLVNIGYGNPAVLRPRDQRFAFDEACRIV; this comes from the coding sequence ATGAATGCACCGCTGAACGACGCCGCACTCGACTTGATCTTCCGTGCCGCACGCACCTATCGGGGCTCGGCACAGGCCTGGCTCGACCGTCCGGTTGACGATGCCCTTCTGCGCCAGGCCTACGATCTGGCCAAGCTTGGGCCGACCAGCGCGAACTGTCAGCCGATGCGCGTCGTTTTCGTGCGTTCGCCAGAGGCCAAGGCGACATTGCGCGAAGCCCTGTCGCCGGACAACGTCGAACAGACCATGGCCGCGCCGGTCACTGCGATCGTCGCTGCAGACCACGCCTTTTTCGAGCACCTGCCGCGCCTGTACAGCGAGACCGATGCGGTGCCGTGGTTCGCCGGCAAACCCGCCGCGATCGAGGCCACGGCCTTCCGCAACTCGAGCCTGCAGGGTGCCTACCTCATCATCGCCCTGCGTGCGCTCGGCCTCGACTGCGGACCGATGTCCGGTTTCAACTCGGCGAAGCTGGACGCCGCATTCTTCGCCGGCACCGAGGTTCGCTCCAACTTCCTCGTCAATATCGGTTACGGCAATCCGGCCGTGCTGCGTCCGCGCGACCAGCGCTTCGCTTTCGACGAAGCCTGCCGCATCGTCTGA
- a CDS encoding mitochondrial fission ELM1 family protein codes for MKAEDTTAWAISDGAAGNERQALALAGALCSDPCNVHIDIDAPWRWLAPRLVAGSRRAVHGQGFAEPWPALAVGCGRLAALATRGLAGWAGGRCLRVQILDPRIHPRHYDLVVAPRHDDLVGPNVIVTTGALNPIDDAWLAAARTRFTAFGALPAPRTAVLVGASTDAQAIDTGYVDALQAELSRLHARDGGSFLVTTSRRTPAALAAGLRNTFARWPGLFWAGDADGVNPYAGLLAWADRIVVTPDSVNMLSEACATGVPVHSLVRTPLHGKLARFHAELAGLGHLVAFGEPSRATAALRELPGVAAIVREHWTA; via the coding sequence ATGAAGGCTGAGGACACGACCGCCTGGGCGATCAGCGACGGCGCTGCCGGCAATGAACGGCAGGCGCTCGCGCTCGCCGGGGCACTGTGCTCCGATCCATGCAATGTGCACATCGACATCGACGCACCTTGGCGCTGGCTGGCGCCCCGCCTCGTCGCCGGCAGCCGGCGCGCCGTGCATGGCCAAGGCTTTGCCGAACCCTGGCCCGCGCTGGCCGTAGGTTGCGGTCGCCTCGCCGCACTGGCCACGCGCGGCCTCGCGGGCTGGGCTGGCGGGCGCTGCTTGCGCGTGCAGATCCTCGATCCGCGCATCCACCCACGCCACTATGATCTCGTCGTCGCGCCCCGTCACGACGATCTGGTCGGCCCCAACGTCATCGTCACCACAGGCGCACTCAACCCGATCGACGATGCCTGGCTTGCTGCCGCGCGCACGCGCTTTACGGCATTCGGCGCACTCCCCGCGCCGCGAACGGCCGTGCTGGTCGGCGCCTCGACCGACGCGCAGGCGATCGACACCGGCTACGTCGATGCGCTGCAGGCCGAACTGTCACGGCTGCATGCGCGAGACGGCGGCAGCTTCCTCGTAACCACTTCGCGACGGACGCCGGCAGCGCTCGCCGCAGGACTGCGCAACACGTTCGCACGTTGGCCGGGACTGTTCTGGGCAGGCGATGCGGACGGCGTGAACCCGTATGCCGGACTGCTCGCCTGGGCCGACCGCATCGTGGTCACACCCGATTCGGTCAACATGCTCTCGGAAGCCTGTGCGACCGGCGTACCAGTACACAGCCTCGTACGCACGCCGTTGCACGGCAAGCTCGCACGCTTTCACGCCGAGCTCGCCGGACTCGGTCACCTCGTCGCCTTCGGCGAACCTTCGCGCGCCACCGCGGCGCTGCGCGAGTTGCCCGGCGTGGCTGCGATCGTGCGCGAACACTGGACCGCATGA
- the glnE gene encoding bifunctional [glutamate--ammonia ligase]-adenylyl-L-tyrosine phosphorylase/[glutamate--ammonia-ligase] adenylyltransferase, which yields MPFSTWPRPVASLLDQRLSRLEAASRAVGVPFYDDAGVDSHIDRVLLASDYAFDSWLRDPQLLGPELVRLMNDPRHADARAAAVLGGGESGDFRADLRRFRREESLRLIWRDVNGIDAIETTLTGTSVLAEVCLEAALRQAEREFAARHGVLRTADGQVQRLVVLALGKLGGGELNFSSDVDLVLAFAEPASSDGTRPVDAETGYSRIAQAFIALLAEHTADGFAYRVDLRLRPFGSVGRVALSFQAMEQYYQREGRDWERYAWIKARPVAGDKAAGLRLLETLRPFVFRRYFDYTAFAGLREMKALIDAEVARKDLADHLKLGPGGIREIEFIVQLIQLIRGGREPALRVRGLLDALAAAERLGYVPAARARRLADAYRFLRRLENRVQMFADQQTHDLPTDPLVRERIALALGHRDWPALVGELDRHRAEVSEEFDALMAPAREARGSAQHAEWDEVWRRFVESGVEREPLVAAGFEPVEPVLAALEGLLGSPILRAASVRARERLDRVLPALFAAAAASPAPSACLVRLIGLVHAVARRSAYLALLDEQPVALRRLTAVFAASALLAERVIAHPLLLDELFDERSDGSLPTRAAVEAEIARQLADIAEGDTESAIERIQEQRLACQFRIGLAFLGGRSSAVQCARALADVAEAVIAAVLEVAARGLVAAHGRIATDAGGGNGLVVIGYGSLGGIELGFGSDLDLVFVYDGALAQRESDGAKPLDGTRYHARLAQRFVHLLTTLTRSGRLYEVDVRLRPDGGKGLLVTSLEGYVAYQQERAWTWEHQALVRARAVAGDVTLGRRFAEARADTLRRAEGVDSLRARIVEMRQRWRAERDRSTPRMLDLKQGPGALVDIEFLLQALVLGHAARCPRLLSSTCTADLVGIAAREGLLDEVQAQALSAAHETLLARALAATLDARPRTAPRDAELDAATQAVLGVADALGLDFRGEALSP from the coding sequence ATGCCGTTCTCCACGTGGCCGCGCCCGGTCGCGAGCCTGCTCGACCAGCGCCTGTCACGCCTCGAAGCCGCTTCGCGGGCGGTGGGCGTGCCGTTCTATGATGACGCCGGGGTCGACAGTCACATCGACCGCGTGCTGCTGGCCAGTGACTACGCCTTCGACAGCTGGCTGCGCGATCCGCAGTTGCTGGGCCCGGAGCTGGTGCGCCTGATGAACGATCCGCGCCACGCCGATGCGCGTGCTGCGGCCGTGCTGGGTGGTGGCGAGAGTGGCGATTTCCGGGCTGATCTGCGCCGCTTTCGGCGCGAGGAATCGCTGCGCTTGATCTGGCGCGATGTCAACGGCATCGATGCCATCGAGACGACCCTGACCGGTACCAGTGTGCTTGCCGAGGTCTGTCTTGAGGCGGCCCTGCGCCAGGCCGAGCGCGAGTTCGCTGCGCGCCACGGCGTGCTGCGCACGGCCGACGGCCAGGTGCAGCGACTGGTCGTGCTCGCGCTGGGCAAGCTCGGCGGCGGTGAGCTCAACTTCTCCTCCGATGTCGATCTCGTGCTGGCTTTTGCGGAACCCGCCAGCAGTGACGGCACGCGTCCGGTCGACGCCGAAACGGGCTATTCACGCATCGCCCAGGCCTTCATCGCCCTGCTCGCCGAACATACCGCGGACGGTTTCGCTTATCGGGTCGACCTGCGCCTGCGTCCGTTTGGCAGCGTCGGTCGGGTCGCGTTGTCGTTCCAGGCGATGGAGCAGTACTACCAGCGCGAAGGGCGCGACTGGGAACGCTATGCCTGGATCAAGGCGCGCCCGGTCGCCGGCGACAAGGCCGCCGGACTGCGCCTGCTGGAGACGCTGCGGCCGTTCGTGTTCCGCCGCTATTTCGACTACACCGCCTTCGCCGGGCTGCGCGAGATGAAGGCGCTGATCGACGCCGAGGTCGCGCGCAAGGATCTCGCCGACCACCTCAAGCTCGGCCCCGGTGGCATTCGCGAGATCGAGTTCATCGTGCAGTTGATCCAGCTCATCCGCGGCGGGCGCGAACCGGCCCTGCGCGTGCGCGGCCTGCTCGATGCGCTGGCTGCGGCCGAGCGCCTCGGCTACGTACCGGCGGCGCGTGCGCGGCGGCTGGCCGATGCCTACCGCTTCCTGCGTCGACTGGAAAACCGCGTGCAGATGTTCGCCGACCAGCAGACGCACGACCTGCCGACCGATCCGCTCGTGCGCGAACGCATCGCCCTGGCGCTCGGTCATCGCGACTGGCCGGCTCTGGTCGGTGAGCTCGATCGCCACCGCGCCGAGGTCAGCGAGGAGTTCGATGCGCTGATGGCACCGGCACGCGAAGCGCGTGGCAGCGCGCAGCATGCCGAGTGGGATGAGGTGTGGCGCCGCTTCGTCGAGTCGGGCGTCGAGCGCGAACCACTGGTGGCCGCCGGCTTCGAGCCGGTCGAGCCAGTGCTCGCTGCGCTCGAAGGCCTGCTCGGCAGTCCGATCCTGCGCGCGGCCTCGGTGCGCGCGCGCGAGCGCCTCGACCGTGTGCTGCCGGCGTTGTTCGCCGCCGCTGCGGCGAGTCCGGCGCCATCGGCCTGCCTCGTGCGCCTGATCGGTCTCGTGCATGCGGTCGCACGCCGTTCCGCCTATCTCGCCCTGCTCGATGAGCAGCCTGTCGCGCTGCGGCGCCTGACAGCCGTGTTCGCCGCAAGCGCCTTGCTCGCCGAGCGCGTCATCGCACATCCGCTGCTGCTCGACGAGCTGTTCGACGAGCGCAGTGACGGTAGTCTTCCGACGCGTGCAGCGGTCGAGGCGGAGATCGCACGCCAACTCGCCGACATCGCCGAAGGCGACACCGAGTCCGCGATCGAGCGCATCCAGGAACAGCGGCTGGCCTGCCAGTTCCGTATCGGACTTGCCTTCCTCGGCGGGCGCAGCAGTGCCGTGCAATGTGCGCGCGCGCTCGCCGATGTCGCCGAGGCGGTGATCGCCGCCGTGCTCGAAGTCGCCGCGCGTGGCCTGGTCGCTGCGCACGGCCGCATCGCCACCGATGCCGGTGGCGGCAATGGCCTGGTCGTGATCGGCTACGGCAGCCTCGGCGGCATCGAGCTCGGTTTCGGCTCCGACCTCGATCTCGTGTTCGTCTACGACGGTGCGCTGGCGCAGCGCGAATCCGACGGCGCCAAGCCGCTCGACGGCACACGCTACCACGCCCGCCTTGCGCAGCGTTTCGTGCATCTTCTGACCACGCTGACACGCTCGGGGCGCCTGTACGAAGTGGACGTTCGCCTGCGTCCAGACGGTGGCAAGGGCTTGCTGGTGACCAGCCTCGAGGGCTATGTCGCCTATCAGCAGGAACGCGCCTGGACCTGGGAGCACCAGGCCCTGGTGCGTGCGCGCGCCGTTGCCGGTGACGTCACCCTTGGCCGGCGCTTCGCCGAGGCGCGCGCCGACACGCTGCGCCGCGCCGAAGGCGTGGACTCCCTGCGAGCGCGCATCGTCGAGATGCGCCAGCGCTGGCGTGCCGAACGCGACCGTTCCACCCCCCGCATGCTCGACCTCAAGCAGGGCCCTGGCGCCCTCGTCGACATCGAGTTCCTGCTGCAGGCGTTGGTCCTCGGCCACGCGGCGCGCTGTCCGCGCCTGTTGTCGAGTACCTGCACGGCGGATCTGGTCGGAATTGCCGCACGGGAAGGCTTGCTCGACGAAGTCCAGGCGCAAGCGCTGTCCGCCGCGCACGAGACCCTGCTCGCGCGTGCGCTCGCAGCGACACTCGATGCACGCCCGCGCACCGCGCCGCGCGACGCCGAACTGGATGCGGCGACGCAGGCCGTGCTTGGTGTCGCCGATGCGCTCGGTCTGGATTTCCGAGGCGAAGCTCTTTCTCCCTGA
- a CDS encoding alkaline phosphatase family protein, with amino-acid sequence MSTTRSTRPLHAAIWLVLVTAGFALLACWLDPALAWPLSGDGGFDAFVVALNIVPFLLVVALMFALTRRPILSAWIGGLLLVGVYLANKAKFEQLQMPLLPADFRFLLDPAAAVSLFAHYASGHGAIIATTLVLLGVSIALAFEAPVRALHAWPRAALGVATLALTVMLGAGTTPWRTLYDAERVGFEPWSVVDSAERAGVVGNLVLYHWELASRTELAPDRRAAEQLLRANLDALRTRFAPNSSAGAMPAGTLPDIVIVQSESLFDPARLAGAAKDTYLPNYHRLARRGLAGEMKVPTYAGGTIRTEFEVLTGLALAFFPGVQYPYFEIADQPLPGIVRTLARHGYRSTAIHPNSGVFWNREAAFRQIGFDRFIDERAFSKEDIVGLFTGDAALTDHILAELDTEGPPQLLFAISMQNHGPFDWRPGLDAARLAAQPLPPGLDDGGAYWLRNYLYMAEDADRELGRLAEALQKRKRRTLLLFYGDHLPALPPVYHQIGFADGGNAKSQPVPWLLLDNRRRLRSRDEHALTASWLLPSILLENAGIGGDRWFATLDALRADLPADAATANNHLAEALRALGQLRYRSELDDVVEQALLPAEPDWSATIAP; translated from the coding sequence ATGAGCACGACGCGCTCGACACGACCGCTGCACGCCGCAATCTGGCTGGTGCTCGTCACTGCCGGGTTTGCCCTGCTCGCGTGCTGGCTCGATCCGGCACTGGCCTGGCCGCTGTCCGGTGACGGCGGCTTCGACGCGTTCGTCGTTGCCCTCAACATCGTCCCCTTCCTGCTCGTCGTCGCGCTGATGTTCGCGCTGACACGGCGGCCGATCCTGTCCGCCTGGATCGGCGGCCTCCTGCTCGTCGGCGTCTATCTTGCCAACAAGGCAAAGTTCGAGCAGTTGCAGATGCCGCTGCTGCCGGCCGATTTCCGCTTCCTGCTCGACCCGGCCGCGGCGGTGTCGCTGTTCGCGCACTACGCGAGCGGCCATGGCGCGATCATCGCGACTACCCTCGTCCTGCTCGGCGTCAGCATCGCGCTCGCCTTCGAGGCACCGGTGCGCGCGTTGCACGCCTGGCCGCGCGCCGCGCTTGGCGTCGCCACACTTGCCTTGACGGTCATGCTCGGTGCCGGCACCACGCCGTGGCGCACGCTCTACGACGCCGAGCGCGTCGGTTTCGAGCCGTGGTCGGTGGTCGACAGCGCGGAACGCGCCGGCGTGGTCGGCAACCTCGTGCTCTACCACTGGGAACTGGCCAGCCGCACCGAGCTCGCGCCGGACCGGCGCGCGGCCGAACAGTTGCTGCGCGCCAACCTCGACGCCCTGCGCACGCGCTTCGCGCCGAACAGCAGTGCCGGTGCGATGCCTGCCGGCACCCTGCCCGACATCGTCATCGTGCAGAGCGAATCGCTGTTCGATCCGGCCCGTCTTGCGGGCGCGGCGAAGGACACCTACCTGCCGAACTACCATCGCCTCGCGCGCCGCGGCCTGGCCGGCGAGATGAAGGTGCCGACCTATGCCGGCGGCACGATCCGCACCGAGTTCGAAGTGCTGACCGGCCTCGCCCTCGCCTTCTTCCCGGGCGTGCAGTACCCCTACTTCGAGATCGCCGACCAACCGCTGCCCGGCATCGTGCGCACGCTCGCGCGCCACGGCTACCGCAGCACGGCGATCCACCCGAACAGCGGCGTGTTCTGGAACCGCGAGGCCGCCTTCCGGCAGATCGGTTTCGACCGCTTCATCGACGAACGCGCGTTCTCCAAGGAGGACATCGTCGGGCTGTTCACCGGCGATGCCGCGTTGACCGACCATATCCTCGCCGAACTCGACACCGAGGGCCCGCCGCAGCTCCTGTTCGCGATCTCCATGCAGAACCACGGCCCGTTCGACTGGCGCCCGGGCCTGGATGCCGCACGCCTCGCTGCGCAGCCGCTGCCGCCAGGCCTCGACGACGGCGGCGCCTACTGGTTGCGCAACTATCTGTACATGGCCGAGGACGCCGACCGTGAACTCGGCCGTCTCGCCGAGGCGCTGCAGAAGCGCAAGCGCCGCACCCTGCTGCTGTTTTATGGCGACCACCTGCCGGCATTGCCGCCGGTCTACCACCAGATCGGCTTCGCCGACGGTGGCAATGCCAAGAGTCAACCGGTGCCATGGCTGCTGCTCGACAACCGCCGGCGCCTGCGCAGCCGCGACGAACATGCACTGACCGCCTCGTGGCTGCTGCCGAGCATCCTGCTCGAGAACGCCGGCATTGGCGGCGACCGCTGGTTCGCCACCCTCGATGCCCTGCGCGCCGACCTGCCCGCCGACGCCGCGACTGCGAACAACCACCTTGCCGAAGCGCTGCGTGCACTCGGCCAGCTGCGTTATCGGAGCGAGCTCGACGACGTCGTCGAGCAGGCACTGCTGCCGGCAGAACCTGATTGGAGCGCGACGATCGCCCCGTAG
- the rsmA gene encoding 16S rRNA (adenine(1518)-N(6)/adenine(1519)-N(6))-dimethyltransferase RsmA, which produces MSRHHPPSPPTRSDHVPRKRFGQHFLRDAAVIGRIVQAIAPQPGQRLVEIGPGEGALTLPLLRATGALTVIELDRDLIPRIAAGTAALGKVEIIHADVLTVDFTALAAGAPLRVVGNLPYNISSPILFHCIDHLDAIEDMHFMLQKEVVERMAAAPGSKAYGRLSVMLQLACRVEPLIEVPPAAFRPPPKVDSAVVRLRPRPRAERPLDVQATLERLVRAAFGQRRKTLANALEGIAGTGQIEAAGIDPRTRAEQVAVGAYVALARVIERDTDPG; this is translated from the coding sequence GTGAGTCGACACCACCCGCCTTCGCCGCCAACCCGCAGCGACCATGTGCCGCGCAAGCGCTTCGGCCAGCATTTTCTTCGCGATGCCGCCGTCATCGGCCGCATCGTTCAGGCGATCGCGCCGCAACCCGGTCAGCGCCTCGTCGAGATCGGCCCCGGCGAGGGGGCGCTCACGCTGCCGCTGCTGCGCGCCACCGGCGCGCTGACCGTCATCGAGCTCGATCGCGACCTGATCCCGCGCATCGCCGCCGGGACGGCGGCACTCGGCAAGGTGGAGATCATCCACGCTGACGTGCTGACCGTGGACTTCACCGCGCTCGCCGCCGGCGCGCCGCTGCGCGTGGTCGGCAACCTGCCTTACAACATCTCCTCGCCGATCCTGTTTCATTGCATCGACCACCTCGACGCGATCGAGGACATGCATTTCATGCTGCAGAAGGAGGTCGTCGAGCGCATGGCGGCCGCGCCGGGCAGCAAGGCCTACGGACGCCTCAGTGTGATGCTGCAGCTGGCCTGTCGTGTCGAACCGCTGATCGAAGTGCCGCCCGCCGCGTTCCGCCCACCGCCGAAGGTTGATTCCGCCGTCGTGCGTCTGCGCCCGCGACCACGCGCGGAGCGCCCGCTCGACGTGCAGGCCACACTCGAACGCCTCGTCCGCGCGGCATTCGGCCAGCGCCGCAAGACCCTGGCCAACGCCCTCGAGGGCATCGCCGGAACCGGACAGATCGAAGCTGCCGGCATCGATCCGCGCACCCGCGCGGAGCAGGTGGCGGTGGGGGCGTATGTGGCATTGGCGCGTGTGATCGAGCGCGACACTGACCCGGGGTGA
- a CDS encoding TerC family protein, whose product MALLLEPEFWIALVTLAALEIVLGVDNLVFISIAVSRLAPAQRPQARRVGLAFACITRILLLLTLSFLAGLDDERLGLFELRGQVFSLRDLILIGGGLFLLVKAVMEIHQELEGTRDQPEEGRAFSSFALVIVQIAIIDIVFSLDSVITAIGMVNHVPVMVAAIILAVAVMIFAANPVGEFIDRHPTIRVLALAFLILVGAVLIADGFEYHVPRGYVYFAMGFSIAVEWINLSVRKRAQPR is encoded by the coding sequence ATGGCACTTCTGCTCGAACCCGAATTCTGGATCGCTCTGGTCACGCTCGCTGCGCTGGAGATCGTGCTGGGCGTGGACAACCTCGTGTTCATCTCGATCGCGGTCAGCCGGCTTGCGCCCGCGCAGCGTCCGCAGGCACGCCGCGTTGGCCTGGCGTTCGCCTGCATCACGCGCATCCTGCTCCTGCTGACGCTGTCCTTCCTTGCCGGCCTGGATGACGAACGCCTTGGTCTGTTCGAGTTGCGTGGACAGGTGTTCTCGCTGCGCGACCTCATCCTGATCGGTGGTGGCCTGTTCCTGCTGGTCAAGGCGGTCATGGAGATCCACCAGGAACTCGAGGGCACACGCGACCAGCCCGAGGAAGGACGCGCGTTTTCGTCGTTTGCGCTGGTCATCGTGCAAATCGCGATCATCGATATCGTGTTCTCGCTCGATTCGGTCATCACCGCGATCGGCATGGTCAACCACGTGCCGGTGATGGTCGCGGCGATCATCCTTGCCGTCGCCGTGATGATCTTTGCCGCCAATCCGGTCGGCGAGTTCATCGATCGCCATCCGACCATCCGCGTGCTCGCCCTGGCCTTCCTGATCCTGGTTGGTGCCGTGCTGATCGCCGACGGTTTCGAGTACCACGTGCCGCGCGGCTACGTGTATTTCGCCATGGGCTTCTCTATTGCGGTGGAGTGGATCAACCTGTCCGTACGCAAGCGCGCGCAGCCGCGCTGA